The following proteins come from a genomic window of Aequorivita marisscotiae:
- a CDS encoding diphosphomevalonate/mevalonate 3,5-bisphosphate decarboxylase family protein: protein MPQHKFIVCNYNNSLSSGTVSYQAPSNIALVKYWGKYGEQLPMNASVSFTLKNCNTKTILSFKKKDSNGFDFEVYLDGHREISFEPKILKFFERVEAYLPFLKDFQFKIETANSFPHSSGIASSASGMSALALCLMDMERQMQPDIPKDYFIEKASFLARLGSGSACRSIEGPLIVWGEHPEINGSSNYFGTKFPFKVHENFKNYQDTILLVDKGEKQVSSTLGHNLMVEHPFAVQRFRQAKDNLSKLISVFKNGDISQFVKIVESEALSLHAMMLTSMPYFILMKPNTLEIINRIWKFRNNTNSQVCFTLDAGANVHMLYPEVEKDTVLHFIKTELAQFCKNAEFIKDEVGCGAEKLQDTKF from the coding sequence ATGCCACAACACAAATTTATTGTTTGTAACTACAACAACTCTTTATCTTCCGGAACCGTTTCATATCAAGCACCTAGCAATATTGCTTTGGTGAAATATTGGGGTAAATATGGTGAGCAGTTGCCCATGAATGCTTCCGTTAGTTTTACTTTAAAAAACTGCAATACCAAAACAATACTTTCTTTTAAAAAGAAGGATTCTAACGGATTTGATTTTGAAGTTTATCTGGATGGACATAGAGAAATATCATTCGAACCAAAAATTTTAAAATTCTTCGAAAGAGTAGAGGCCTATTTACCGTTTTTGAAGGATTTTCAATTTAAAATTGAAACTGCCAACAGTTTTCCGCACAGTAGTGGTATAGCTTCTTCTGCTAGCGGGATGAGCGCTTTGGCTTTGTGTTTAATGGATATGGAACGGCAAATGCAACCCGATATACCTAAAGATTACTTCATTGAAAAAGCTTCATTTTTGGCGCGTTTGGGGTCTGGAAGTGCTTGTAGAAGTATTGAAGGTCCTTTAATAGTGTGGGGAGAACATCCTGAAATTAATGGAAGTAGTAATTATTTCGGTACAAAATTTCCATTTAAAGTTCACGAAAATTTTAAAAACTACCAAGACACTATTTTATTGGTAGATAAGGGCGAAAAACAGGTAAGTAGTACTCTTGGCCATAATTTAATGGTGGAGCATCCCTTTGCTGTGCAACGTTTTAGGCAAGCGAAAGATAATTTATCAAAACTGATTTCGGTTTTTAAAAATGGCGATATTTCACAATTTGTTAAAATTGTAGAAAGCGAAGCGTTATCGCTGCATGCCATGATGCTTACTTCTATGCCTTATTTTATTTTAATGAAACCCAACACGTTGGAAATCATTAACCGTATTTGGAAATTTCGCAACAATACAAACAGCCAGGTGTGCTTTACGTTGGATGCCGGAGCAAATGTTCACATGCTTTATCCTGAAGTTGAAAAAGACACCGTACTACATTTTATTAAAACGGAACTCGCACAATTTTGTAAAAATGCTGAATTTATTAAAGATGAGGTTGGCTGTGGTGCGGAAAAACTACAAGACACCAAATTTTAA